The following nucleotide sequence is from Aedes aegypti strain LVP_AGWG chromosome 3, AaegL5.0 Primary Assembly, whole genome shotgun sequence.
agattgttttaaatgtttgtaactgcttttccatccacttcttagttgtaacatttaacCCACTCATTCTAttgtgtgaatgtcagatatgttgaaatgaaaccttataaagttattgagaagatttcaaacaaacaagagtcttaccaaaacatctaaggattccgctgagcaacactaaggtttccatatggtagaggatttaaaaatacgatttttaagccttttgtcaaatttccagcttttgacaagaaaaaaaaacttaaacatgtattccgcgaaacaaactcaaaaatttcgtttcgtttcgaaaaattccgtgagatatttaatttcgtatcgagttacacgaaacatttttaaaattcgtttcgtttcgtcattatcagcgcaagatattccgcgtatcgtttcgtttcgtatcgacatggaaaaaatccatatcgcatacccttatagGACACACAGTAGTGAACAAACAAGCATACTAAAAAATTTCCGGAGATCTCAACAAAGTTCAAAACTATGTAAAAATAGCTTCTGGTTCACTCTGTGGCGTAACATGCAACagcgttgattttttgttttctttacaGCTGTGAGAAAAACATGCCCGAAACAGCAAAAAAGTACCCGGGAGCCGTGCCAATGCGAACTTTTCGGGGAGCATTTTGCAAATGGCAATGACTGAAGTTAAAAAGAAAGGAATTAGCATCCGTGAGGCAGCAAATAAGTACAGTCTGTGTCATTCCACGATCAGCCGGAACATGAAAAAAGATAATCCTTATAAGGAACGGTCCTAAGGCAGACCTACGGCTCTCACAGCTGGGGAAGAGAAGAGGCTCGTTGATGGCCTCCTGTTGGCTGCCGAGTGGGGGATGCCTTTTGATCGAACCGAAGTGCGGACTGTAGTAAAACGCTTTCTCGACCAGCAAGGTCGAAAAGAAACACGATTCAAGGACAATCTTCCCAGTATCGACTGGTGCATCTCGTTTCTGAATCGGCATAAGGAGCTGAAGACTCGTTGCTGTGAGAATATTAAGAGGTCAAGAGCAGCTGTGTCGAAAGAGCAAATCGGGAACTATTTTGATAACTTGGAAGTGACGTTGAAAGATGTTTCCTCGGATGCTATCATCAATTACGATGAAACGAATTTGACCGATGATCCAGGTCGTTCTCAAGTCATCGTGCGTCGTGGAGCCAAACATGCAGAACGAATTATGGACTCTACAAAAACCAGTACGTCAGCAATGTTTGCCGGGACAGCATCGGGTAAGGTATTTCCTCCATTCGTGGTGTATAAAAGCAAGTTCATCTACGACACGTGGACTGAGTACGGGCCTGCAGGAACTGTCTATGACTGTTCCAACAGCGGATGGTTTGATAACTATCTGTTCGAACAATGGTTTTTCAAAATTGCTCTGAAACATTTCAAGGATGTTGACCCAAAAGTTGGGGAAACTGTCCCCAAGTTGCTTATCGGAGATAATTTGGCCAGTCACTCTCAATTTCAGTGATCGAAGCTTGTCGAAATCACAACATCCGGTTTGTGTTCCTGCCTCCTAACAGCACACACATTTGCCAGcctctaaggactgttcattttataaagtggacaccttgtgcatgctgtatctttttaatttatcaatgaaatttcaatcggttttttgcacatcgttcgactagtattgtacaatgttgtgaaaataaaaattctcttaaataattaaatttcacacgaatattgaaaaacgattgaattggtcgatttttggaggttatcaataTCAATGATCGTTAGAAAatagctggaaaattcgacaatttatattttttattttcaaaaaaggcttgttctccgaaagcatcatcaatcagaagtctgatggaaaaaatcaagttatttttgaaacaacaattttacagatataataaaatcatttttcccctatattttttagagaaaaatattttaaatttaaaaggaattgatatgagtagaattttttggttaaaagtaaGTCCTGggggaagtgctaatatagtattaatatgaaaaataacttacgccgtcatagagttacttattagtccccacgtcacatttaaagcacaatagaaacacaaatgctttattcttagaagatctTTCAAAGTACAtcgacaatcatcaaaattggcaacactgctgtaataaaatggattttattttccacatattattttcataatatgttgttctgagattaccaattgaaatattcggagaaaaccgattacaatttgctgtagatcgattaataagcgtacatgattttaaaagtattagactttttagtaaacctaccataaacagtaaaatttatactaaaaactgtggtttaaacccacgatttagctctcgtttatacaaatatagtttatttagtaatccaaactagttttgaacacgcttattatttttctcttttgctgggagtgaaaggatcaGCAAAtctggccataaatgggtaaatcactaaagttacctaatgtcagcgaattgtggaatataattgatttttttaaagctatacctttagtagaatagtaaaggatacaaacatacaatgtgttcaaaaaaattagaatttttgttttgcgaaaaatcatgttaaactttgacgaacagcttatCTTagcagtttttggaaaaactatatagctcttcaaccaaaagcattttctaagatcttatattttcatagcattgtagaataatagttgaacgatgcacagaaaaccgattacgattttataaacaaataaaaaagttatagcataaacaaagtgtccactttataaaatgaacagtccttagatgTTGCATATTTTCGGCCGCCTAAGATCAAATGGAAGGAAGTGTTGGTTGAATACAAGACTAAACATAAGGGAACGGTTCCGAAATTCGTATTCCCAGGACTCCTTAAAAAAGCACTCGATAGAATGGACAAGGCCAGCGACAATTTGCGGACAGGATTTAGAGCATCAGGTATTTATCCGTTGAATCGTTTTAAAGTCCTTAAGAAGCTGCCATCGACTGAGAGCGAGGCATGTAAGAACGCAGACGAGTCGTGGTCAGCTGCTTTCGTCGATGTTTTAAAAGAAGCTCGATTTGGAAATGAGTCAGTCACCCAAAAACGCAAGAAAAGGATCCAAGTTGAACCTGGCCAGACCGTTAAGGTTGAGGATATTCCTTCATCAACGAAAAAGCAGTCCAGCAACGAAGATAAAAGACCATTTACTGGCAATGCAAGCAAGGAGGATCCTTttttgattcaaaaaaaaaaatgaacatccACGGGCTggaaataaacgaaagaaggcGGGAAATGGAAAATCTAACAAGGATCGTATGAAGACAGATAACGCTAACGTTACTGCAGCAGGAAATAAGAAACTGGTGACAGCAGCCCTAAAACGCCCAACCAAGAAACCCAGGATCTGAATGGTTCAGCCTTGACACGTACTATAATTGGAAATATTCTTATcccttttatttgaaaaaaaaaaaaaaaaatgaattcgtttgtttttgtttatattattattattcattgaTTGATATGCTGATCCCTGGGATTTTTTGCTAGAAGATTTCAATGTTAGTATGGTacataatttctttaaaatatatTCCCTCTCCTCTTTGTGTAATAGAACTGTATCATATTCTTGGAATTGATTCACTTCGGAAGGGGGTTTTCCAAaaactactgagctcatatcTGTCTACAATTTGCATCGTATTGAAGTGGTTCTTATTACAAAGTTTCAATAGAGAGAAATCGTCCATGCCAAAATGAATCGTGAACTGACCAAGTAGTTATTTACCACACTTTGTGCGTGGAAGGACTGAGCTTATTTTAAGTTAcgataggggctgtccattaattacgtaaaggATTATGGGGAAGGGGAGGTTGAGATACATGCCTCACAAATtatttctaattttcaaacaaataatctTCTATGTGGGGAGGTGGGGTTGGACAACCGTCGAAATGGCCTTACGTAATTAAAGGACGGCCCCTAATATATGTATGAAACCGTATTTATGGTAATTTTTCATTTTCTAATcgtattgaaaacaattttcaatagaaataataaagaaCTGCAATCGAAAGGCATTTTCTCGTattgttgcatgttaccccatatgtggggtaacttgcagaACGtatgtttttgaataattctgAGTAAACAAAATACGATATATGAAAAAACAGTGTcccacagtttttaactaatCGTAATTAGTGtacaacacatttttacttTTCATTGAAAGCTGAAATACTATGAGAAATATTGAATTGAAAtcaaaaagtgttgcaagttaccccgtttgacgataatgtaaaaatttctgatgaaaaatttaaaccgGGAgcttaaaaattcgaaaaaggccatggaaaacaaaaattaaaacttataataaaaaaaatccttttgatGCTgttaaatggtaaattttttgatattgtaatgttaatgttaagttttccttggacatttttttattcttcatagctaattttcaaatgtttattttttatcgcgattttttgaaaacaatgtaTTCCTAAATGCTATTGTATAACTTTTAATtgcaaatttattttcatttatagCTTGTTTCGAATTATTTTATTGGCTTTTATTGGTTAAATTGGTGATGGTTGTCCTCTTCCAATGGCGTGCCCTTTACGATTATATGAATCAAAATGCTACACAGTGAAATCGTTTTCAAATCAATTAAGACAAAAGTAACGATTGGCCTAAACCCAGCATATTATCTTGGGTAGACCTATCGCGTCATTATAACCGTTTGTTTCGATGCACAACTGGTTGTAAAAAAAACAGGGGCAACTTCTCTCTTTCTAATATCTAATCATGCTGCTCTCCAATGCCAAAGTCATGCAACAGACGCTAAACTAAAACAACGGACAAAGCTAAGTTGCAGGGTTGAAACACATTGCAATCTGGTAAGGTGGCTCGCAGCATGTTAAGCGTGGTGTGCGATGTATTTTCAGTTATCTATTAGAGAGATTGAGTCTCCAATAGGGTTGACGAATAAAACATCAGTCGGAATGACGTTCCCCTAAGTATAGGCTCATCGTTTTTTTGAACCGCCTTTCTATGTTACTATAGGTGTACTTGTGGATAAATTTGGcacatatgtttttgaaatgAGGTAGTTAGATTTATTTCACATATTGTTAAACATAGTTTTAAAATACTCCTAAAATCTTCTTTCCAGCTGAACCAAATGATCCGTAGACATTTTCAACGTCATACCAAATTTATATCGCATGTCCTCGAATCGCAGTTTTGtagttattttgaaatttttcaggaTGTGGATTAACATCACTTTCGTGCTGAGCATTGCGTATCGTCCTCCTATAAATAGAAAAACAGTataagtttttcatttttttaagatcACAGCCTACCCATACAATCAAAATATATGACCGAATCACTTTTTGCATTACACGAATATTATATGTACGATGTTTCACGTATTGAACGTCGCCAAAAGGTGAGTATCTAGATTTTCTTGTGAACTGTTGTGCAACTTCCGGTTGTATGGGACCTTACCTATGCAATTCCTCGCTCCAGTGCTAAATGGCATATAGGCATTCGGGTTCCGATCCCGGCATCGTTCCGGCAGGAAATGATCCGGATCGAAGGAATGCACTTCCGGGCCCCACATATCCGCTCTTCGATGTAACGCCCAAAAGCTAACGGTAAACTTGGTCCCAGCTGGAATCATTACCCCGTCCAGCTCGATATCTttcatgttctcccgagcaatATTCGCTGCCACCGGACAGTGACGCAAAGTTTCCTTTAGGAATCGCTCCGTGTACTCCAGAAGCCTTAACGAATCAGCGGTGATTTCCATTCCATCGCTTGGAAAGTGTTCCATGATTTCGGCGTAGACGCGCTCCTGAATTTGCGGGAACATGGCCAAAAAGAGACATCCGTATGCGACCGCCAATCCTGAGGTGTCGTTTCCCTACGTATATAATTCTTTGAATGACTTGATGGGTACGAATACGCAGCTTCAAAACTTACCGCAATCATGATGACAAGGACGTTGCATAAAATTTCCTCGTCCGTAAATGATCGGCTAATATCCGATATCGACAACAGTTGATCGATGAAGATCTGGGGCTTTTTGAACTCTTCCGTCTCTGGTTCTGAGTCCAGGTCGGTTCCGTTGGTTTTGGTGTCGCGGGCAGTTTCCTTCTTTTCCTGCAGTATCTGAAACGAACCAACAAAAACTGTATTTTACCAAACTCGTAATTGTTGAATAGATCAGTATTAAGTTAGAATAGAACAATAGAACAAtagaaataggagtggggtcccttgaagagggaagatcgcataagcgaaataaGAGCCAGTGATGGAGAGTGGCGAACAGttctgctgaactggaacaaaaacaaaaccaaacgctcccgagcgtcagagcgctggtttgctcgcatctgtcgtgctcgcgagtaaTCCAAGCCAAAGagattcgtgaacgtgttcggagctgttcagagtcatattgagCTTTtaggaaaaaagctgcttcccctTAGAAATTTATGGTTCCCAAGGGTtattgactacaaactagtagtttactatcgatttgatggttatacaattaatttgtctgtcaaaaccataataaatcacactttgctcggttactcgTTCCCGAGTTTGTTCCTACTTTTTTTTGACATGTTCTTCCGAGCAGACGGGCGTGGCCTTACTCACACTTAGCCATTTCACGAATCTgtaatgtttgttatgcgttgttatacactcgtgagctgcttcgtgatgtgaacttttccaccactgatgagagcatgtagctccataccacaacaGCGCTcttaaaaagggcactgcaaaacgcatgagcgtaaagagagcctatagcgcatcaccacagcgggttaagaataacatgAAATGTCCTGAAGATACTGGCtacacttaataagtgtttaccaagtaattggaatcgcatttgcgaaaaaactggacagttacatatcaggtgatacgaagttccataatcggagtcacaactatcacacacaaatgattCAGCACGCTGAATTCAGCCCTgccgtcctgcttagtcgcgcttagtcgacgactaagaagctttgatcagatttttttttttgaatttttcacccGATAACATAAACAATAATGTGCAAACtcaacaacaatctaacgccccaCAAGAtatcaatcaaaatttctaACCTGTACCTACCatcgccctggagtaatttaaacCTATTTGCATATGATTTCATATATAACAAGGGCATATtaccgccctgtagaaaatcaatcgaaatttacgaGCTTTTTCAACGCCCTAAAGTAATTTCAccacatcaattgaaaattccaggctttatcaacgccctagagtactttgaccttattccacatagatcaaaatcgaaaactccaagcagtatcaacgccctggagtaatttgtcccATGTAGATCCGtagcatcctaacgccctgtatgacatcaattaacAATTCAAGCTTTAACAACGCCTTGGATTAACTTGACCTCATCttatgtagaccaagtgcatctttacgccccacAT
It contains:
- the LOC5575187 gene encoding probable cytochrome P450 313a2, translated to MIAGNDTSGLAVAYGCLFLAMFPQIQERVYAEIMEHFPSDGMEITADSLRLLEYTERFLKETLRHCPVAANIARENMKDIELDGVMIPAGTKFTVSFWALHRRADMWGPEVHSFDPDHFLPERCRDRNPNAYMPFSTGARNCIGGRYAMLSTKVMLIHILKNFKITTKLRFEDMRYKFGMTLKMSTDHLVQLERRF